In Rhinolophus ferrumequinum isolate MPI-CBG mRhiFer1 chromosome 5 unlocalized genomic scaffold, mRhiFer1_v1.p scaffold_110_arrow_ctg1, whole genome shotgun sequence, one DNA window encodes the following:
- the MSANTD7 gene encoding zinc finger and SCAN domain containing 29 — MASANSSAGIRWSRQETRTLLSILGEAEYIQRLQTVHHNADVYQAVSMRMQQEGFRRTERQCRSKFKVLKALYLKAYVAHATSLSDPPHCPFYDTLDQLLRSQIVTDPDNLMEDAAWAKHCDQNLGASDTPGEEGTSILRAKRTQAADHQPTLKTVKESDEDCQLRISDQMRETSDLDDPWDESSGAGCSQGTPSYSSSHHLFRGAVAPCQSSPLARLGVSGEPSPGTSTSRNTPGVASTQQPPISGVPFVSGGDRPLTSEPPPRWARRRRRSVARTIAAELAENRRLARELSKREEEKLDRLIAIGEEASAQQDTANELRRDAVVAVRRLATAVEEATGAFQLGLEKLLQRLISNTKS; from the exons ATGGCCAGTGCCAATAGCAGTGCGGGCATCCGGTGGTCCAGACAGGAGACGCGGACTCTTCTCTCCATACTAGGCGAGGCAGAGTATATTCAGCGCCTCCAGACTGTGCATCATAACGCGGATGTCTATCAGGCTGTGTCTATGCGAATGCAGCAGGAAGGCTTCCGCCGCACCGAGCGTCAGTGCCGCTCCAAGTTTAAAGTTCTGAAGGCGTTGTACTTAAAGGCGTATGTCGCCCATGCCACAAGTCTGAGCGACCCGCCACACTGTCCATTCTACGATACGTTGGATCAGCTTCTCCGAAGTCAGATAGTGACGGACCCAGACAACTTGATGGAGGATGCTGCTTGGGCCAAGCACTGTGATCAGAACTTGGGGGCCTCTGACACCCCAGGGGAAGAAGGAACCAGCATTCTGAGAGCAAAAAGGACTCAAGCAGCAGATCACCAGCCTACCTTGAAAACAGTTAAGGAATCAGATGAGGATTGTCAGCTGAGAATCAGTGACCAGATGCGAGAAACCAGTGACCTTGATGACCCCTGGGATGAATCCTCGGGTGCAG GGTGCTCTCAAGGGACCCCCAGCTACAGCAGCTCCCACCACCTTTTCAGAGGTGCAGTTGCTCCCTGTCAGAGCAGCCCCCTGGCCAGACTGGGTGTGTCCGGTGAGCCCAGCCCTGGCACCAGCACCAGCCGAAACACTCCTGGGGTggcctccacacagcagcctccAATCTCCGGAGTTCCTTTTGTTTCTGGTGGGGATAGGCCTTTGACCAGTGAGCCCCCTCCAAGGTGGGCAAGGCGAAGAAGGCGGTCAGTGGCCAGGACTATTGCAGCTGAATTGGCAGAAAATAGGAGGTTGGCACGAGAACTTTCAAAGCGTGAGGAAGAAAAGTTGGACAGGCTGATCGCTATTGGTGAGGAGGCCAGTGCTCAGCAGGACACGGCCAACGAGCTCCGCAGGGATGCCGTCGTCGCAGTCAGACGCTTGGCGACAGCGGTGGAAGAGGCCACCGGTGCTTTCCAGCTAGGCCTTGAAAAATTGCTTCAGAGGCTAATTTCGAATACCAAAAGTTAG